From a region of the Vidua macroura isolate BioBank_ID:100142 chromosome 25, ASM2450914v1, whole genome shotgun sequence genome:
- the PTP4A2 gene encoding protein tyrosine phosphatase type IVA 2 isoform X1, producing MFSAVKSFQAPVEITYENLRFLITHNPTNATLSKFIEELKKYGVTTLVRVCDATYDQAPIEKEGIQVLDWPFDDGAPPPSQVVEDWLNLLKSKFREEPGCCVAVHCVAGLGRAPVLVALALIECGMKYEDAVQFIRQKRRGAFNSKQLLYLEKYRPKMRLRFKDANGHCCVQ from the exons atgttttctgctgtgaaaagtTTCCAAg CCCCTGTGGAAATTACTTATGAGAATCTGCGTTTCCTGATCACTCACAACCCAACCAATGCAACCCTCAGCAAGTTCATCGAG GAGCTGAAGAAATATGGGGTGACGACCTTGGTGCGAGTTTGTGATGCCACTTATGATCAAGCTCCAATCGAGAAAGAAGGAATCCAAGTTCTA GACTGGCCCTTTGATGACGGAGCGCCACCCCCGAGTCAGGTGGTGGAGGACTGGCTGAACCTGCTGAAAAGCAAATTCCGGGAGGAGCCGGGCTGCTGCGTGGCCGTTCACTGCGTGGCGGGGCTGGGCAG ggctcccgTTCTGGTCGCGCTTGCTCTCATTGAATGTGGGATGAAGTACGAGGATGCAGTTCAGTTCATAAGGCA gaaaaggaGGGGAGCTTTCAATTCCAAACAGCTGCTTTACCTGGAGAAATACCGGCCCAAGATGAGATTACGCTTCAAAGATGCCAACGGTCACTGCTGTGTTCaataa
- the PTP4A2 gene encoding protein tyrosine phosphatase type IVA 2 isoform X2 produces MNRPAPVEITYENLRFLITHNPTNATLSKFIEELKKYGVTTLVRVCDATYDQAPIEKEGIQVLDWPFDDGAPPPSQVVEDWLNLLKSKFREEPGCCVAVHCVAGLGRAPVLVALALIECGMKYEDAVQFIRQKRRGAFNSKQLLYLEKYRPKMRLRFKDANGHCCVQ; encoded by the exons ATGAACCGTCCAGCCCCTGTGGAAATTACTTATGAGAATCTGCGTTTCCTGATCACTCACAACCCAACCAATGCAACCCTCAGCAAGTTCATCGAG GAGCTGAAGAAATATGGGGTGACGACCTTGGTGCGAGTTTGTGATGCCACTTATGATCAAGCTCCAATCGAGAAAGAAGGAATCCAAGTTCTA GACTGGCCCTTTGATGACGGAGCGCCACCCCCGAGTCAGGTGGTGGAGGACTGGCTGAACCTGCTGAAAAGCAAATTCCGGGAGGAGCCGGGCTGCTGCGTGGCCGTTCACTGCGTGGCGGGGCTGGGCAG ggctcccgTTCTGGTCGCGCTTGCTCTCATTGAATGTGGGATGAAGTACGAGGATGCAGTTCAGTTCATAAGGCA gaaaaggaGGGGAGCTTTCAATTCCAAACAGCTGCTTTACCTGGAGAAATACCGGCCCAAGATGAGATTACGCTTCAAAGATGCCAACGGTCACTGCTGTGTTCaataa